One region of Vescimonas fastidiosa genomic DNA includes:
- a CDS encoding EFR1 family ferrodoxin (N-terminal region resembles flavodoxins. C-terminal ferrodoxin region binds two 4Fe-4S clusters.): protein MKLKKVWAVYFSGTGTTRRTVECIAGDIAARLGLPVQSVDFSRPALRQETLRFSDTDLVVFGTPVYAGRVPNVLLPFLQERVVGGGALAVPVVLFGNRNYDDALMELRNILIADGLHPIAAGAFVGEHSFSRVLGQGRPNAEDMAQMDRFAARTAELAAKLEVAPQNPVAVGGQEPIRPYYTPRDRAGNPINILKVKPKTDLSRCGGCGLCAELCPMGSIDPADVSQVKGICIKCCACVKGCPTGAKFFDDAGYLYHRHELEAEYARPAANEEFYIQL, encoded by the coding sequence ATGAAACTGAAAAAGGTTTGGGCCGTGTACTTCAGCGGTACCGGCACCACCCGGCGCACGGTAGAGTGCATCGCCGGAGATATAGCGGCCCGGCTGGGCCTGCCGGTGCAGAGCGTGGATTTTTCCCGTCCCGCCCTGCGGCAGGAGACACTGCGCTTTTCTGACACGGATCTGGTTGTGTTCGGCACCCCGGTGTACGCCGGGCGCGTGCCCAATGTGCTGCTGCCTTTTTTACAGGAAAGGGTTGTGGGCGGCGGCGCGCTGGCTGTGCCGGTAGTGCTCTTCGGCAATCGAAACTATGACGACGCCCTCATGGAGCTGCGCAATATCTTGATTGCAGACGGCCTGCACCCCATCGCAGCCGGAGCCTTTGTGGGGGAGCATTCCTTCTCCCGGGTGCTGGGACAGGGGAGACCCAATGCCGAGGATATGGCCCAAATGGACAGATTTGCCGCCCGAACGGCGGAGCTGGCCGCAAAATTGGAGGTAGCCCCGCAAAACCCCGTAGCCGTAGGGGGGCAGGAGCCCATCCGCCCCTACTATACGCCCCGGGACCGGGCCGGAAATCCCATCAATATATTAAAGGTAAAGCCCAAAACGGATCTGTCCCGCTGTGGCGGCTGCGGCCTGTGCGCCGAGCTGTGCCCCATGGGCTCCATCGACCCGGCGGATGTGTCGCAGGTCAAGGGCATCTGCATCAAGTGCTGCGCCTGCGTCAAAGGCTGCCCCACCGGGGCCAAGTTCTTCGACGATGCGGGGTATCTCTACCACCGGCACGAGCTGGAGGCGGAATACGCCCGGCCGGCGGCGAACGAGGAGTTCTACATACAATTATAA
- a CDS encoding YjjG family noncanonical pyrimidine nucleotidase, whose product MTPYPILLFDADNTLFNFDAGNRRAFSEVCRTYHLPDTDELFRTYEQANTEMWSAFDRGECTKDFLVVERFRLFLERAGLQADPVLCNSVHLDTLKTNTILLPHALEVCRTLAESHRLYIVTNAVAAVQKARLAASDIHPYICDAFISEEAGASKPSVAYFDYVFSRIPGITRENCLLIGDSPSSDLRGANNYGIPCCWYNPQGLARPQGLRIDYEIQDLLDLLPIVNP is encoded by the coding sequence ATGACACCCTACCCCATTCTTCTGTTTGACGCAGACAATACCTTATTTAATTTCGACGCCGGCAACCGCCGGGCATTCAGCGAAGTGTGCCGCACCTATCACCTGCCGGACACAGACGAGCTTTTCCGAACCTATGAGCAGGCCAACACGGAGATGTGGTCCGCCTTTGACCGAGGCGAGTGTACCAAGGATTTTTTGGTGGTGGAACGGTTTCGTTTGTTTTTAGAGCGTGCCGGTCTGCAGGCTGACCCGGTTCTGTGCAACAGCGTCCACCTGGATACCCTGAAAACCAACACCATTCTGCTGCCCCACGCTCTGGAGGTCTGCCGGACCCTGGCCGAAAGCCACAGGCTCTACATCGTGACCAATGCCGTGGCCGCCGTGCAGAAGGCCCGCCTGGCCGCCAGCGACATTCACCCCTACATCTGTGATGCTTTCATCTCCGAGGAAGCCGGGGCCAGCAAGCCCTCTGTGGCCTACTTCGACTATGTTTTCTCCCGCATTCCCGGTATCACCCGGGAGAACTGCCTGCTCATCGGCGACTCCCCCTCCAGCGATCTGCGGGGAGCCAACAACTACGGCATTCCCTGCTGCTGGTATAATCCCCAGGGGCTGGCCCGCCCCCAGGGGCTGCGCATTGACTATGAAATTCAGGACCTGCTGGACCTGCTGCCTATTGTGAATCCATAA
- a CDS encoding HAD family hydrolase: MLIFDMDGTLIDSNGVWREVDIAFLKKRGFPYTKEYYQGVAHTIFPKAAVFTKAYCNLQESTEEIMAEWMEMAGDAYATRVPVKPGVRAYLEQCRQKGERMIVLTSAVPEHCRSALTHLHLMPYFETIFFAHDLGLDKKDPDIFLLAAKECGVKPEECTLFDDSLDACRGAKAAGMHAIGVYDPYFDVSEVEMRKLCDRYIHSFTELVEA, translated from the coding sequence ATGCTGATATTTGACATGGACGGAACCCTCATTGACTCCAACGGAGTTTGGCGGGAGGTGGACATCGCCTTTCTGAAAAAGCGCGGCTTCCCCTACACGAAGGAATACTACCAGGGCGTGGCCCACACTATTTTCCCAAAGGCGGCGGTATTTACCAAAGCCTACTGCAATCTGCAGGAGTCCACAGAGGAGATTATGGCCGAGTGGATGGAAATGGCCGGGGACGCTTACGCCACCCGTGTACCCGTGAAGCCGGGAGTCCGGGCCTATTTGGAGCAGTGCCGTCAAAAGGGGGAACGGATGATCGTACTCACCTCTGCTGTACCGGAGCACTGCCGCAGTGCCCTGACCCATCTGCACCTTATGCCCTATTTTGAAACGATATTTTTTGCCCATGACCTGGGGCTGGACAAGAAGGACCCGGATATTTTTCTTCTGGCAGCAAAGGAGTGCGGTGTGAAGCCGGAAGAATGCACCCTATTCGATGATTCCCTGGACGCCTGTCGGGGGGCCAAAGCTGCCGGTATGCACGCAATCGGCGTATACGATCCGTATTTTGATGTATCAGAAGTCGAAATGCGTAAGCTCTGTGACAGGTATATACACAGCTTCACAGAATTGGTGGAGGCGTAA
- a CDS encoding DNA-3-methyladenine glycosylase, with translation MSKLLRDFYSGDTVSIAQALPGRYLVRMWDGQPLVARITETEAYVGAIDKAAHAYGYHKTPRNATMFGPPGHAYIYLIYGMHCCLNFVTEPEGEPSAVLLRGLEAVYGAEQMSLLRYGKPLTQLTAYQRKNFLNGPGKCCRALDLTRAENGLGLTADTLFLCDGPEDVGLPPVDAGSYILRTGKRIGIDYAEEAVDFPWRFWLERTNLC, from the coding sequence ATGTCAAAGCTTTTGCGAGATTTTTATAGCGGCGACACCGTCTCTATTGCCCAGGCTCTGCCGGGCCGCTACTTGGTGCGGATGTGGGACGGGCAGCCTCTGGTAGCGCGCATCACGGAAACAGAGGCCTATGTGGGCGCTATCGACAAGGCTGCCCACGCCTATGGCTACCATAAAACGCCCCGGAACGCCACTATGTTCGGACCTCCGGGGCACGCCTACATCTACCTCATCTACGGAATGCACTGCTGCCTGAACTTCGTCACGGAGCCGGAGGGTGAGCCCTCCGCCGTGTTGCTGCGGGGCCTGGAGGCAGTTTATGGGGCGGAGCAAATGAGCCTGCTGCGGTATGGCAAGCCCTTGACACAGCTCACAGCATACCAAAGGAAGAATTTTCTCAACGGACCCGGAAAATGCTGCCGGGCCCTGGACCTGACCCGGGCGGAAAACGGGCTGGGTCTGACGGCAGATACGCTATTTCTCTGCGATGGGCCGGAGGATGTGGGGCTGCCTCCGGTGGATGCAGGCTCCTATATCCTACGCACAGGCAAGCGCATCGGTATCGATTATGCGGAGGAAGCAGTGGATTTTCCCTGGAGATTTTGGCTGGAAAGGACGAATTTATGCTGA
- the rarD gene encoding EamA family transporter RarD encodes MQEINYKKGIPTLLLCFFIWGFQPLYWYICGEWDTYFLLACRIIWAAVCCLCILWAQGKLPQLLAVFRDKNILKREIPASVFLLADWGVYLWAVQNGRVLECSLGYYIQPIVVFILGAVIFREKVSWRHIVILAVVVVGIVLSTDGFNGIPYVTILLAVCFAIYAAIKRSLRIDSVVSTSAEIVMMVPLALLFILFFRMGDTGMGSITPLRQLMLLGAGVVTAMPMVLYSVGVKYLPLMTAGFCQYLSPTLAIVCGMVMGEYLTAEKLRSFYFIWAGVLLYCLNTVYEERKKSRLKP; translated from the coding sequence ATGCAGGAAATCAATTACAAAAAGGGAATTCCCACGCTCTTACTGTGCTTTTTCATATGGGGCTTTCAGCCGCTGTACTGGTATATCTGCGGGGAGTGGGATACCTATTTTTTGCTGGCCTGCCGCATCATTTGGGCAGCGGTGTGCTGCCTGTGCATCCTATGGGCGCAGGGGAAGCTGCCGCAGCTTCTTGCAGTATTCCGGGATAAAAATATACTGAAGCGGGAGATTCCGGCTTCGGTATTTTTGCTGGCGGACTGGGGTGTATACCTCTGGGCGGTACAGAATGGCCGGGTGCTGGAGTGCAGCTTGGGGTATTACATCCAGCCCATTGTGGTATTCATCCTCGGTGCGGTGATCTTCCGGGAGAAGGTGAGCTGGCGGCATATTGTCATATTGGCGGTGGTTGTGGTGGGCATCGTCCTCTCCACAGACGGCTTTAACGGCATCCCCTATGTGACCATCCTTCTGGCGGTGTGCTTTGCCATTTACGCAGCTATTAAGCGGAGCCTGCGCATCGACTCGGTGGTAAGCACCTCCGCGGAGATAGTAATGATGGTGCCGCTGGCACTGCTTTTCATTCTGTTTTTCCGCATGGGAGATACAGGGATGGGATCCATCACGCCTCTGCGACAGCTGATGCTCCTGGGTGCGGGGGTAGTCACGGCCATGCCCATGGTCCTCTACTCTGTGGGAGTGAAATATTTGCCTTTGATGACGGCGGGCTTCTGTCAGTATCTAAGCCCTACTTTGGCCATCGTCTGCGGCATGGTCATGGGCGAATACTTAACAGCGGAAAAGCTCAGGAGCTTCTATTTCATCTGGGCCGGTGTACTCCTCTACTGTTTGAACACCGTGTATGAGGAGCGAAAAAAATCGCGCCTAAAGCCGTGA
- a CDS encoding M48 family metallopeptidase has protein sequence MSGYTVIRSRRRTLALQVTKDCRVVVRAPLYAAGDDIDRFVAEHEAWIAAQLARQAQRRTQHPPRSPEEQEALRQKARQTLPPLVHFWARQMGVTPTGVKITAARSRFGSCSGKNSLCFSLYLMEYPEEAAEAVVVHELAHIRHKNHGPDFYALVRGTLPDYDARIKLLK, from the coding sequence ATGAGCGGCTACACCGTCATCCGCTCTCGGCGGCGCACTCTGGCGCTGCAGGTGACAAAGGATTGCCGGGTGGTGGTCCGGGCCCCCCTCTACGCCGCTGGAGACGACATTGACCGCTTTGTGGCGGAGCATGAGGCCTGGATCGCAGCCCAGCTTGCCCGGCAGGCCCAGCGCCGAACCCAGCATCCGCCCCGATCCCCGGAGGAGCAGGAGGCCCTGCGCCAAAAGGCCCGACAGACGCTGCCACCCCTGGTGCATTTCTGGGCTCGGCAGATGGGCGTTACCCCCACGGGAGTAAAGATCACCGCCGCTCGGTCACGGTTCGGAAGCTGCAGCGGGAAAAACAGCCTGTGCTTTTCCCTGTATCTCATGGAGTACCCCGAAGAGGCTGCTGAGGCGGTGGTGGTCCATGAGCTGGCCCATATCCGCCACAAAAACCACGGGCCGGACTTCTATGCCCTGGTTCGAGGGACTCTGCCGGACTATGATGCGCGAATAAAACTACTCAAATAG
- a CDS encoding DUF1653 domain-containing protein yields METVKPGVYRHFKGNLYRVLFSARHSETGEEMVVYRALYGEQDYWVRPAAMWQETVERDGYSGPRFTWVEP; encoded by the coding sequence ATGGAAACCGTTAAGCCCGGCGTATACCGCCACTTCAAGGGAAATCTATACCGCGTTCTGTTTTCCGCCCGACACAGCGAAACGGGAGAGGAAATGGTGGTCTACCGGGCCCTCTACGGAGAGCAGGACTACTGGGTGCGCCCGGCCGCCATGTGGCAGGAAACTGTGGAGCGCGACGGCTATTCCGGCCCCCGCTTCACCTGGGTGGAGCCATGA
- a CDS encoding NUDIX hydrolase: MKNTTLCYLLQGDQVLLLHRVKKENDLNHDKWIGIGGKFEEGESPEECLLREAWEETGLTLTDYRYRGIVTFVSNEWEGEYMHLYTATGWTGALKECNEGVLEWVSREKMKELPQWEGDRIFLRLLEEEAPFFSLKLCYEGDRLTYVALNGKEQTL; the protein is encoded by the coding sequence GTGAAAAACACCACCCTGTGCTACCTGCTGCAAGGGGATCAGGTGCTGCTGCTGCACCGCGTGAAAAAGGAAAACGATCTGAACCATGATAAGTGGATCGGTATCGGCGGAAAGTTCGAGGAGGGGGAGAGCCCCGAGGAGTGCCTGCTGCGGGAGGCTTGGGAGGAGACCGGTCTCACGCTCACCGACTATCGGTACCGGGGCATCGTGACCTTCGTGTCCAATGAATGGGAGGGGGAATATATGCACCTCTACACTGCCACCGGCTGGACCGGGGCGCTGAAGGAGTGCAACGAGGGCGTACTGGAGTGGGTCAGCCGGGAGAAGATGAAGGAGCTGCCCCAGTGGGAGGGGGATAGGATCTTCCTGCGCCTGCTGGAGGAGGAAGCACCGTTTTTCTCCCTGAAGCTGTGCTATGAGGGGGATCGGCTGACCTATGTGGCCCTGAACGGGAAGGAACAGACGCTATGA
- a CDS encoding DUF523 domain-containing protein: MNVLVSACLLGLSCRYDGQSKGHPLAGDLVARHTAIPVCPEIFGGLSTPRPPSERRCGGVFTREGTDVTAAYDRGAQEVLRLARLYGCTVAILKERSPACGSGKIYDGTFTKTLADGYGVAAELLEKNGVRVLGESQLEVFLQECREDSL, from the coding sequence ATGAATGTGCTGGTGAGTGCGTGTCTGCTGGGACTTTCCTGCCGCTATGACGGGCAGAGTAAGGGCCATCCCCTTGCCGGAGACCTGGTGGCCAGGCACACGGCCATCCCCGTCTGTCCGGAGATTTTCGGAGGCCTGTCTACCCCGCGTCCGCCCTCGGAGCGGCGCTGCGGCGGCGTATTTACCCGAGAGGGGACGGATGTCACCGCCGCCTATGACCGGGGCGCCCAAGAGGTGCTACGCCTGGCCCGGCTCTATGGCTGCACCGTGGCGATTTTGAAGGAGCGGAGCCCAGCCTGCGGTTCTGGAAAAATCTATGACGGCACCTTTACAAAAACGCTGGCAGACGGCTACGGTGTGGCGGCGGAGCTGTTAGAGAAAAACGGTGTCCGGGTCCTGGGCGAGAGCCAGCTGGAAGTATTTTTGCAAGAGTGTAGGGAGGACAGCCTATGA
- the malQ gene encoding 4-alpha-glucanotransferase: MNRRASGVLLPVYALPSPHGIGTLGRAAYDFADFLHAAGQRCWQMLPLGQTGFGDSPYQSFSSFAGNPYFIDLDLLAEDGLLTGDEADACCAGIDPRYVEYGRLYTERFAVLEKAFHRGWLRDREQVECFQRENAAWLSDYADFMALKDRFGSQPWTAWPEPFRRRTGPGYAAAAAACGEDFAQRRSFYIYLQYLFFKQWSALRAYLREKNITVIGDLPIYVAPDSCDVWAAPEFFSLDDRCRPTAVAGVPPDYFSPTGQLWGNPLYRWDAMEKDGFGWWLRRIDGAGKLFDVIRFDHFRGLDEYWAVPVGEETAEKGQWLPGPGRRLVDVLNSWFPNLRFIAEDLGTPTPGVEKLLQASGWPGMKVLEFAFDDPKSAAYLPHTYTENCVCYTGTHDNSPLARWLTETPEETVRYAAEYMGSPADPAEAMLRLGMSSTAGLFVAQMQDWLGRSDRTNRPGTRERNWRWRMLPGETTPELAKKMHRFAELYGRI; this comes from the coding sequence ATGAATCGCAGAGCAAGCGGTGTTTTGCTGCCCGTCTACGCCCTGCCCTCACCCCACGGCATCGGTACCTTGGGCCGGGCCGCCTACGACTTTGCCGACTTTCTCCACGCCGCCGGCCAGCGGTGCTGGCAGATGTTGCCCCTGGGCCAAACGGGCTTCGGCGACTCCCCCTACCAGAGCTTTTCCTCCTTTGCTGGGAATCCCTATTTCATTGATTTGGACCTCTTAGCGGAGGACGGCCTGCTGACAGGGGACGAGGCGGACGCCTGCTGCGCCGGGATAGATCCCCGGTATGTAGAGTACGGGCGGCTCTATACGGAGCGCTTCGCCGTGCTGGAAAAGGCCTTTCACCGGGGCTGGCTGCGGGATAGGGAGCAGGTAGAGTGCTTCCAAAGGGAAAACGCCGCCTGGCTTTCGGATTATGCGGACTTTATGGCCCTGAAGGACCGCTTCGGCTCTCAGCCCTGGACAGCCTGGCCGGAGCCCTTTCGCCGCCGCACCGGGCCGGGCTATGCCGCCGCCGCAGCCGCCTGCGGAGAGGATTTTGCGCAGCGTCGGTCATTTTATATCTATCTGCAGTATCTGTTTTTTAAGCAGTGGAGCGCCCTGCGGGCGTATCTGCGGGAGAAGAATATCACCGTCATAGGCGATCTGCCTATCTATGTGGCTCCGGATTCCTGCGATGTGTGGGCTGCGCCGGAGTTTTTCTCTCTGGATGACCGGTGCCGCCCCACGGCGGTGGCCGGGGTGCCGCCGGACTATTTCAGCCCCACGGGCCAGCTTTGGGGGAATCCTCTCTACCGCTGGGATGCGATGGAAAAAGACGGCTTCGGCTGGTGGCTGCGTCGCATTGACGGGGCGGGAAAGCTCTTCGATGTGATCCGCTTCGACCATTTCCGGGGTCTGGATGAATACTGGGCCGTGCCCGTGGGGGAGGAGACGGCGGAGAAGGGGCAGTGGCTTCCCGGCCCGGGGCGCAGGCTGGTGGATGTGCTGAATAGCTGGTTTCCGAACCTGCGGTTCATCGCCGAGGACCTGGGCACACCTACACCGGGGGTGGAGAAGCTGCTGCAGGCATCCGGCTGGCCGGGGATGAAGGTGCTGGAGTTCGCCTTTGACGACCCGAAGAGTGCGGCCTATCTGCCCCACACCTACACGGAAAATTGCGTCTGCTATACCGGCACCCATGACAATAGCCCCTTGGCCCGCTGGCTCACCGAGACTCCGGAGGAAACGGTGAGGTACGCCGCCGAGTATATGGGCAGCCCGGCGGATCCGGCGGAGGCCATGCTTCGGCTGGGAATGTCCAGCACGGCCGGGCTTTTTGTGGCGCAGATGCAGGACTGGCTGGGTCGGAGTGACCGCACCAACCGTCCCGGCACCCGGGAGAGAAACTGGCGCTGGCGGATGCTGCCCGGAGAGACTACCCCCGAATTGGCAAAAAAAATGCACCGCTTTGCGGAGCTTTACGGGAGAATATAA
- a CDS encoding ABC transporter ATP-binding protein, whose translation MLELKNISKTFFPGTVHEKTALDNLSLTLHEGDFVTVIGGNGAGKSTMLNAIAGTFSVDSGSILIDGKDVTRLPEFKRAALLGRVFQDPMMGTAPTMQIQENLALAARRGKHRGLKWGITPQEEQEYYQKLKDLDLGLEDRMKAKVGLLSGGQRQALTLLMAALQKPKLLLLDEHTAALDPRTAAKVLELSDKIVEENHLTTMMITHNMRDAIAHGNRLIMMDAGHVVLDISGEEKKKLTVSDLLTLFSKASGTEANDDKLLLS comes from the coding sequence ATGCTTGAGCTGAAAAACATTTCCAAAACCTTCTTCCCCGGCACCGTCCACGAAAAAACGGCACTGGACAATCTGAGTCTGACCCTCCACGAGGGCGATTTCGTCACCGTAATCGGCGGTAACGGTGCGGGAAAATCCACTATGCTCAACGCCATTGCCGGTACCTTCTCCGTGGACAGCGGCTCCATTCTTATTGACGGCAAGGATGTTACCCGTCTGCCCGAATTCAAACGGGCGGCGCTCCTGGGCCGGGTGTTCCAGGACCCCATGATGGGTACTGCCCCTACCATGCAAATTCAGGAAAACCTGGCTCTGGCCGCCCGACGCGGCAAGCACCGGGGCCTGAAGTGGGGCATCACCCCCCAGGAGGAGCAGGAATACTATCAGAAGCTCAAGGACCTGGATCTGGGTCTGGAGGACCGCATGAAGGCTAAAGTGGGCCTGCTCTCCGGCGGCCAGCGCCAGGCGCTGACACTGCTGATGGCGGCACTGCAAAAGCCCAAGCTGCTGCTTCTGGACGAGCATACCGCCGCCCTGGACCCCCGCACCGCCGCTAAGGTGCTGGAGCTCAGTGACAAGATCGTGGAGGAAAACCACCTGACCACCATGATGATCACCCACAATATGCGCGATGCCATCGCCCACGGCAACCGCCTCATTATGATGGATGCGGGCCATGTGGTGCTGGATATCTCCGGCGAAGAAAAGAAAAAGCTCACCGTTTCCGACCTGCTGACCCTGTTTAGCAAGGCCAGCGGTACGGAGGCAAATGACGATAAGCTCCTTCTCTCCTGA
- a CDS encoding ABC transporter permease — protein sequence MAFLTSLLNSLPGAAAQGLVWGIMAIGVYITFRVLDVADLTVDGSIATGGAVAVMLIRGGMNCWLALLCAFASGLLAGLVTGLFHTKCGIPAILAGILTQLALYSVNLRIMGGKANQPVGVDKYDLVVSQRYVRDLSISNPLPLLLVITVVTVVALYWFFGTERGCSVRATGANANMARAQGINTGANIVLGLMLSNGLVALSGGLLAQFQGSADVGMGRGAIVIGLAAVIISEVTFGKIFQNFGLKMFAVSLGAVIYYFVLQIVLQLGLNTNDLKLVSALIVAVFLSVPYWKGKVAHKKGGARHA from the coding sequence ATGGCATTCCTGACTTCACTTTTGAATTCGCTGCCCGGCGCGGCGGCACAAGGCCTTGTATGGGGCATCATGGCCATCGGTGTGTACATCACCTTCCGGGTGCTGGATGTGGCCGACCTGACCGTGGACGGCTCCATTGCCACCGGCGGCGCCGTGGCTGTGATGCTGATTCGAGGGGGCATGAACTGCTGGCTGGCTCTGCTGTGCGCCTTTGCTTCCGGCCTGCTGGCGGGCCTGGTTACGGGCCTGTTTCATACCAAGTGCGGTATTCCCGCCATCCTGGCTGGTATTCTCACACAGCTTGCCCTGTACTCCGTGAATCTGCGGATCATGGGCGGCAAGGCCAACCAGCCCGTAGGCGTGGACAAGTACGATCTGGTTGTTTCCCAGCGGTATGTGCGGGATCTGTCTATCAGCAATCCCCTGCCGCTGCTGCTGGTCATCACCGTCGTGACGGTTGTCGCTCTGTACTGGTTCTTCGGCACTGAGCGGGGCTGCTCCGTTCGCGCTACCGGCGCCAATGCCAACATGGCCCGGGCCCAGGGCATCAACACCGGCGCTAATATCGTTCTGGGTCTCATGCTCTCCAACGGCCTGGTGGCCCTTTCCGGCGGCCTGCTGGCTCAGTTCCAGGGCTCTGCCGATGTGGGCATGGGGCGCGGTGCCATTGTTATCGGCCTGGCCGCCGTTATCATCAGTGAAGTGACCTTCGGCAAGATCTTCCAAAACTTCGGTTTGAAGATGTTCGCCGTATCCCTGGGTGCCGTGATCTACTACTTCGTGCTGCAGATAGTCCTGCAGCTGGGCCTGAACACCAACGATCTGAAGCTGGTTTCCGCCCTGATCGTGGCCGTATTCCTGTCCGTCCCTTACTGGAAGGGAAAAGTAGCCCATAAGAAAGGAGGCGCACGCCATGCTTGA
- a CDS encoding ABC transporter substrate-binding protein — protein MKKLISLVLAAVMALSLVACGSGNKDKDTGDKTYKVGVVQLVQHEALDAATKGFTDALKEALGDKVEVVEKNASGDSNNCSTIVNGFISDKVDLIMANATPALQAAASATSTIPILGTSVTDYATALEIADWTGTVGSNISGTSDLAPLDKQAAMLQELFPNAKKVGMLFCSSEPNSKYQVDEVTKLLSAAGITCTEYTFTDSNDVSSVTQKACDDSDVLYIPTDNTAASNTEAIANVVLAAGTPVIAGEAGICKGCGVATLSIDYYELGKITGQMAAKILTGEADISTMPVEFAPTATKQANMANCEKLGITIPADYTALATE, from the coding sequence ATGAAAAAGCTTATCTCTCTCGTCCTTGCCGCGGTAATGGCCCTTTCCCTGGTGGCCTGCGGCTCCGGCAACAAAGACAAAGACACCGGCGACAAGACCTATAAGGTAGGCGTGGTGCAGCTGGTGCAGCACGAGGCTCTGGACGCCGCCACCAAGGGCTTCACCGATGCCCTGAAGGAAGCCCTGGGCGACAAGGTGGAGGTAGTTGAAAAGAATGCCTCCGGCGATTCTAACAACTGCAGCACCATCGTTAACGGATTCATTTCCGACAAGGTTGACCTGATCATGGCCAACGCCACCCCGGCCCTCCAGGCTGCCGCCTCCGCCACCAGCACCATTCCCATCCTGGGCACCTCCGTTACCGACTACGCCACTGCTTTGGAGATCGCCGACTGGACCGGCACCGTGGGCAGCAACATCTCCGGCACCTCCGACCTGGCTCCCCTGGACAAGCAGGCCGCCATGCTCCAGGAGCTGTTCCCCAACGCCAAGAAGGTGGGTATGCTCTTCTGCTCCAGCGAGCCCAACAGCAAATACCAGGTTGATGAGGTGACCAAGCTGCTCTCCGCCGCCGGCATCACCTGCACCGAGTACACCTTCACCGACAGCAACGATGTTTCCTCCGTCACCCAGAAGGCCTGCGACGATTCCGATGTGCTCTACATCCCCACCGATAACACCGCTGCCTCCAACACCGAGGCCATTGCCAATGTGGTCCTGGCCGCCGGAACCCCCGTCATTGCAGGCGAGGCCGGCATCTGCAAGGGCTGCGGCGTGGCGACGCTCTCCATCGACTACTACGAGCTGGGCAAGATCACCGGTCAGATGGCTGCTAAGATCCTCACCGGTGAGGCCGACATCTCCACCATGCCTGTGGAATTCGCTCCCACTGCAACCAAGCAGGCCAACATGGCCAACTGTGAGAAGCTGGGCATCACCATTCCCGCTGACTACACCGCTCTGGCTACCGAGTAA